A part of Myxococcus landrumus genomic DNA contains:
- the rpsP gene encoding 30S ribosomal protein S16: MAVVLRLARAGAKKKPYYHVVATDSRNPRDGKFIEAVGAYDPNLTPPKVEFNEDRLNYWLKTGATPSETVADLIKVAAKAPKSTPAA; encoded by the coding sequence ATGGCCGTCGTCCTCCGTCTTGCCCGCGCGGGCGCCAAGAAGAAGCCGTACTACCACGTGGTCGCCACCGACTCCCGCAACCCCCGGGATGGCAAGTTCATCGAGGCCGTTGGCGCGTACGACCCGAACCTCACCCCTCCGAAGGTGGAGTTCAACGAGGACCGGCTGAACTACTGGCTGAAGACGGGCGCGACGCCGTCCGAGACGGTCGCCGACCTCATCAAGGTCGCCGCGAAGGCCCCTAAGTCCACCCCCGCGGCTTGA
- a CDS encoding KH domain-containing protein — MEQLLTYLARALVDQPDQVGLRISEADGARLFELKVAPEDVGKVIGRDGRTVNALRTLLNAAAQKSGQKVRLEILDDRRNGQPAGAPDAPR, encoded by the coding sequence GTGGAGCAACTTCTCACGTATCTGGCGCGGGCCCTGGTCGATCAACCGGACCAGGTGGGCCTGCGCATCTCCGAGGCGGACGGCGCACGGCTCTTCGAGCTGAAGGTCGCCCCCGAGGATGTCGGCAAGGTCATTGGCCGTGATGGGCGTACCGTGAATGCCCTCCGGACGCTGCTCAATGCCGCTGCCCAGAAGTCAGGACAGAAGGTCCGCCTGGAAATCCTCGATGACCGGCGCAACGGGCAGCCCGCCGGCGCACCGGATGCCCCCCGGTGA
- the rimM gene encoding ribosome maturation factor RimM (Essential for efficient processing of 16S rRNA), whose protein sequence is MSPQPLLELGYVSRAHGLRGELAVRPFDPASETLGSVDRVRIRTRAGVERDLQIESLRPTPKEDIVVFEGIESRTEAEGLVGATVFVYREDLDPPAEGEFFQGDLVGLEAVDESGAPLGRVEEIWATGEVPNLVIRAPGRQELVVPFADEFVPSVDIATQRIVIRPPEYVEVGRRDGGPEESEQ, encoded by the coding sequence GTGAGTCCTCAGCCCCTGCTGGAGCTGGGCTATGTCTCACGGGCCCATGGGTTGCGCGGCGAGCTGGCGGTACGCCCGTTCGACCCCGCGTCGGAGACCCTGGGCAGCGTGGATCGCGTTCGCATCCGCACCCGTGCGGGCGTGGAGCGCGACCTCCAAATTGAATCCCTGCGGCCCACCCCGAAGGAAGACATCGTCGTCTTCGAGGGGATTGAGTCGCGCACGGAGGCGGAGGGCCTCGTGGGCGCCACCGTCTTCGTCTATCGCGAGGACCTGGATCCTCCCGCGGAGGGCGAGTTCTTCCAGGGCGACCTGGTGGGGCTCGAGGCCGTGGACGAGTCGGGTGCGCCGCTGGGCCGGGTGGAGGAGATCTGGGCCACCGGCGAGGTGCCGAACCTGGTCATCCGCGCTCCGGGACGCCAGGAGCTCGTGGTGCCGTTCGCGGACGAGTTCGTTCCTTCCGTGGACATCGCCACCCAGCGAATCGTGATCCGTCCTCCGGAGTACGTCGAGGTTGGGCGTCGCGACGGCGGGCCGGAAGAGTCCGAGCAGTGA
- the trmD gene encoding tRNA (guanosine(37)-N1)-methyltransferase TrmD, with amino-acid sequence MSPPYPVELLTLFPGMVSGYLGASILGKAQEKGLLSATVTDIREFAEGKHRVTDDAPYGGGAGMVMKPEPLVAAIEAARARLPGAKVLLMSPRGQTFTQPRARELALHAAGLILVCGRYEGVDERVMSSLDGELSLGDFVLTGGEIAALAVVDAVARLVPGVLGNVASSVSESFEEGMLEHPQYTRPPVFREAEVPAVLQSGDHARIARWRRWKSLMLTQERRPDLFARLELSKADQKLLARREEDL; translated from the coding sequence GTGAGTCCGCCGTATCCGGTGGAGCTGCTCACGCTGTTTCCGGGGATGGTGTCCGGCTACCTGGGCGCCAGCATCCTCGGCAAGGCCCAGGAGAAGGGGCTGCTCTCCGCGACGGTGACCGACATCCGCGAGTTCGCGGAGGGAAAGCACCGCGTCACGGATGACGCGCCCTACGGTGGTGGTGCGGGCATGGTGATGAAGCCAGAGCCGCTGGTCGCCGCCATCGAGGCCGCCCGGGCCCGGCTGCCAGGTGCGAAGGTGCTCCTGATGAGCCCCCGGGGGCAGACCTTCACCCAGCCCCGTGCGCGGGAGCTCGCGCTCCACGCGGCCGGGCTGATCCTGGTGTGTGGCCGCTACGAGGGCGTGGACGAGCGGGTGATGAGCTCCCTGGATGGTGAACTGTCCCTGGGGGACTTCGTGCTCACCGGCGGGGAGATCGCCGCGCTCGCGGTGGTGGACGCGGTGGCGCGGCTGGTGCCCGGGGTGCTCGGGAACGTGGCCTCGTCGGTATCCGAAAGCTTCGAAGAGGGGATGCTGGAGCATCCCCAGTACACCCGGCCGCCTGTCTTTCGAGAGGCCGAGGTGCCCGCGGTCCTCCAGTCCGGGGACCATGCGCGCATCGCTCGTTGGCGGCGTTGGAAGTCGCTGATGTTGACGCAAGAGCGCCGGCCAGACCTGTTCGCCCGGTTGGAGTTGTCCAAGGCAGACCAGAAACTGCTGGCTCGCCGGGAGGAAGACCTGTAA
- the rplS gene encoding 50S ribosomal protein L19, with translation MRNSAIQHVEAKYLRQDVTSFRPGDSVRVFWKVKEGEKERVQAFEGTVIRKTSGSHRATFTVRKMSFGVGVERIFPLHSPRYEKIEVLSRGRVNRSRLFYLRDLKGKAARVDVQEEPETKASKAS, from the coding sequence ATGCGTAACAGCGCCATTCAGCACGTCGAGGCGAAGTACCTGCGCCAGGACGTCACCTCGTTCCGTCCTGGTGACTCCGTGCGCGTCTTCTGGAAGGTGAAGGAGGGCGAGAAGGAGCGCGTCCAGGCGTTCGAGGGCACCGTCATCCGGAAGACCTCCGGCAGCCACCGTGCGACCTTCACGGTTCGCAAGATGTCCTTCGGCGTCGGCGTGGAGCGCATCTTCCCGCTGCACAGCCCCCGCTACGAGAAGATCGAGGTCCTCTCGCGTGGCCGCGTGAACCGCAGCCGCCTGTTCTACCTCCGCGACCTGAAGGGCAAGGCTGCCCGCGTCGACGTGCAGGAAGAGCCCGAGACCAAGGCCAGCAAGGCCTCCTGA
- a CDS encoding chromosome segregation protein SMC, with translation MQFVEVAVQNVRGFSPAGRSALKAGYLVLKPPGAEVSPFAGLLLALLYSDGRGGDVSFVAPGAKSGKAALTFQGVDGVTYRVLRELGGSGTLHRVNKTTQQPELVSSDASETNQFLRGQVGLPPRTAFEQLYCLQLGQLPSRRPRKAAAKAGDPKTSGKFPSLASASAVAPAEDIHSAEAKVRALEEELVSARDVDALQFKVDGLSSQLFDADQRLKGTEGIKVAIHEAENAWRAAPTPQTLGLPQDILQRVQRYPKALTKRDDALARLGADRDADAAEVPASVEPLTSNQGFWAGIAVGVLFLGLGLGLGLGVDSLFRYLVLLDIPAFGFSAFLALRYVDELQQTSKRGSKEGRFDAREKKILEEFEAEAAPVRMAQKALGVESLDEIPSALERKELLAARVVELKDQLASVEADPEFVAASTQRQALKDQLDALNAELTRKGSYVRDMREVERELGRVKESIALAKAPPAPATAPDGTAAPAEPLEDPSPALLSQAADVFTTDVLSVQGLLKERCVQYLTALTDRRYQGVEWDKEGRAFALTGGRRVPVGELPPKDLDLYYLALRMTVVEKASARVKRPFILEDVFVGVEEVKLPLIARMLKHLGTLTQVLHVTPHAGFAQMSDGTVNV, from the coding sequence ATGCAATTCGTCGAGGTCGCCGTCCAGAACGTCCGGGGCTTCAGTCCCGCGGGCCGCTCAGCGCTGAAAGCCGGGTACCTCGTCCTCAAGCCGCCCGGTGCCGAGGTGAGTCCGTTCGCGGGGCTCCTGCTCGCGCTCCTCTACTCAGACGGGCGAGGTGGGGATGTCTCCTTCGTGGCTCCGGGCGCGAAGTCCGGCAAGGCCGCACTCACCTTCCAGGGCGTGGACGGCGTCACGTACCGCGTGCTGCGGGAGCTGGGGGGCTCCGGGACGCTGCACCGGGTGAACAAGACAACGCAGCAGCCAGAGCTGGTGTCGTCGGATGCCTCGGAGACGAACCAGTTCCTGCGTGGCCAGGTGGGGCTGCCTCCGCGCACGGCCTTCGAGCAGCTCTACTGCCTGCAGTTGGGGCAGCTCCCGTCACGCCGGCCGCGCAAGGCCGCGGCCAAGGCGGGGGACCCGAAGACGTCGGGCAAGTTCCCGTCGCTGGCGTCCGCGTCCGCCGTGGCCCCCGCGGAGGACATCCACTCCGCGGAGGCGAAGGTCCGCGCGCTGGAGGAGGAGCTGGTCTCCGCTCGCGACGTGGACGCGCTCCAGTTCAAGGTGGATGGGCTGTCCTCGCAGCTCTTCGACGCGGATCAGCGCCTCAAGGGCACCGAGGGAATCAAGGTGGCCATCCACGAGGCGGAGAACGCGTGGCGGGCCGCTCCGACGCCCCAGACGCTGGGGCTTCCCCAGGACATCCTTCAGCGGGTGCAGCGCTATCCCAAGGCGCTGACGAAGCGGGACGATGCGCTGGCCCGGCTCGGGGCGGATCGCGACGCGGACGCGGCGGAGGTTCCGGCCTCGGTGGAGCCGCTGACGAGCAATCAGGGGTTCTGGGCTGGAATCGCCGTGGGCGTGTTGTTCCTTGGTTTGGGGTTGGGGCTCGGGCTCGGCGTCGACAGCCTCTTCCGCTACCTGGTGCTCCTGGACATTCCGGCCTTCGGCTTCTCGGCGTTCCTCGCGCTGCGGTACGTGGACGAGCTCCAGCAGACCTCGAAGCGCGGGAGCAAGGAGGGCCGCTTCGACGCGCGCGAGAAGAAGATCCTCGAGGAGTTCGAGGCCGAGGCCGCGCCCGTGCGCATGGCGCAGAAGGCGCTGGGCGTGGAGAGCCTGGACGAGATTCCCTCGGCGCTGGAGCGCAAGGAGCTGCTGGCGGCTCGCGTGGTGGAGCTGAAGGACCAGCTCGCGTCCGTGGAGGCGGACCCCGAGTTCGTGGCGGCGTCCACGCAGCGGCAGGCGCTGAAGGACCAACTGGATGCGCTCAACGCGGAGCTGACGCGCAAGGGCTCCTACGTGCGTGACATGCGCGAGGTGGAGCGCGAGCTGGGGCGCGTGAAGGAGTCCATCGCGCTGGCGAAGGCGCCGCCTGCTCCGGCGACTGCCCCGGACGGGACGGCCGCACCCGCGGAGCCGTTGGAAGATCCCTCTCCCGCGCTCCTGTCGCAGGCGGCGGATGTGTTCACCACGGATGTGCTCAGCGTGCAGGGGCTCCTCAAGGAGCGCTGTGTCCAGTACCTGACGGCGCTGACGGACCGCCGCTACCAGGGCGTCGAGTGGGACAAGGAGGGCAGGGCCTTCGCGCTCACGGGCGGCCGGCGAGTGCCCGTGGGAGAGCTGCCACCCAAGGACCTGGACCTGTACTACCTGGCCCTGCGGATGACGGTGGTGGAGAAGGCGAGCGCGCGAGTGAAGCGCCCCTTCATCCTGGAGGACGTCTTCGTCGGCGTGGAAGAGGTGAAGCTGCCGCTCATCGCCCGCATGCTGAAGCACCTGGGCACGCTCACGCAGGTGCTGCACGTCACCCCGCACGCGGGCTTCGCGCAGATGTCGGACGGCACGGTTAACGTGTAG
- a CDS encoding YraN family protein, giving the protein MMDVVLRGEDVRGWVVARGERRAVGDEAEALAVRYLEAQGWRVRARNWPCRYGELDVVVEREELVCFVEVRMRSSAVWGDPAHTVSFAKQRRVVKAALHYLFAHELHGRMIRFDVVSVVGRGERATVEHIPGAFDAGM; this is encoded by the coding sequence ATGATGGACGTCGTCCTCCGTGGGGAGGACGTGCGGGGGTGGGTGGTGGCGCGTGGGGAGCGGCGGGCGGTGGGAGATGAGGCGGAGGCGTTGGCGGTCCGGTACCTGGAGGCGCAAGGGTGGCGGGTGAGGGCGAGGAACTGGCCGTGCCGCTACGGCGAGCTGGATGTGGTGGTGGAGCGGGAGGAGCTGGTGTGCTTCGTCGAGGTGCGCATGCGCTCCTCGGCGGTGTGGGGAGACCCGGCGCACACGGTGTCCTTCGCGAAGCAGCGTCGGGTGGTGAAGGCGGCGCTGCACTATCTCTTCGCCCATGAGCTGCATGGGCGGATGATTCGTTTCGATGTCGTGTCGGTGGTGGGGCGCGGTGAGCGCGCCACCGTGGAGCACATTCCCGGCGCCTTCGATGCGGGCATGTAA
- the rsmI gene encoding 16S rRNA (cytidine(1402)-2'-O)-methyltransferase yields MAGTLYLVATPIGNLGDISARALETLRAVGFIACEDTRHSRVLLDHFGIGGKDLVSLPAFAEGQRAGRILDRIAGGDDCALITDAGSPAISDPGERLVAEALERGLTVVPVPGATALISALSASGLPTGRFHFLGFLPRKGPERRAMLEEVASLSATLVLYESPRRLGETLQDLLEAWGERRGCVARELTKLHEEFVRGSLTELSARYATEEARGEVVVMVEGRTGERRWSEEELRRALEEGLARGEKLKPLSTELARRAGWSGQDVYRLGLSLKR; encoded by the coding sequence ATGGCTGGAACGCTGTACCTGGTGGCCACGCCCATCGGGAACCTGGGTGACATTTCAGCGCGCGCGCTCGAGACGCTTCGAGCCGTGGGCTTCATTGCTTGCGAGGACACGCGGCATTCCCGCGTGCTGCTCGACCACTTCGGAATTGGCGGAAAGGACCTGGTGAGCCTCCCTGCCTTCGCCGAAGGGCAGCGGGCCGGACGCATCCTGGACCGGATTGCCGGCGGCGACGACTGTGCGCTCATCACGGACGCGGGCAGTCCGGCCATCAGCGACCCGGGGGAGCGGTTGGTGGCGGAGGCGCTCGAGCGGGGCCTCACCGTGGTCCCCGTGCCTGGGGCGACGGCGCTGATTTCAGCGCTCAGTGCCTCGGGGCTTCCCACGGGCCGCTTCCACTTCCTGGGCTTTCTTCCGCGCAAGGGCCCCGAGCGAAGGGCCATGCTCGAGGAGGTGGCCTCGCTGTCCGCGACGCTGGTGCTCTACGAGTCGCCCCGGCGCCTGGGCGAGACGCTCCAGGACCTCCTGGAGGCCTGGGGTGAGCGCAGGGGCTGTGTGGCCCGGGAGCTGACGAAGCTGCACGAGGAGTTCGTCCGAGGCTCGCTGACGGAGCTGTCGGCGCGCTACGCGACGGAAGAGGCGCGCGGCGAGGTCGTGGTGATGGTGGAGGGGCGCACCGGCGAGCGGCGCTGGTCCGAGGAGGAGCTGCGGCGCGCGCTGGAGGAGGGATTGGCTCGGGGCGAGAAGCTCAAGCCGCTGAGTACCGAGCTGGCGCGACGTGCGGGCTGGTCGGGACAGGATGTCTACCGACTCGGGCTGTCGCTGAAGCGTTGA
- a CDS encoding M23 family metallopeptidase, translating to MRPNLPTLGAPPKRSPIGPVVAVSLILGGAAGGVWWWKQRMAAAAPQEAAATPTANGEGTAAPNPGAPTAPGTGTAQAPSAAPAPVDPVKAAGLERASMRIEGPLETALIRSAGGDVGPALAQVVTRTLVWWVEVPGEILRGDTLDVLYQRRPNEEPLVHAVRFTSAKLGKTMSAFRFQPAGESTPRYYLPTGDELELRLEKSPVDDYEQVTSLLRDGRRHKGVDFRTPVGTPVKAPFSGVVKRKNWNWSSNGNCLELVESGGRARRALFLHLDEVDKDIRPGTRFNVGQVVGRSGNTGRSFAPHLHYQLMTQDDRVLDPFDQHKTYRRALAARYKTAFDDEVRRLEGLLGTSVAGK from the coding sequence ATGCGGCCGAACCTTCCCACCCTCGGTGCCCCTCCGAAACGGAGCCCCATCGGGCCCGTGGTCGCCGTGTCGCTCATCCTTGGCGGCGCCGCTGGAGGTGTCTGGTGGTGGAAGCAACGGATGGCCGCCGCCGCTCCGCAGGAGGCCGCGGCCACCCCCACCGCCAACGGTGAGGGCACCGCCGCTCCGAACCCTGGCGCCCCCACCGCGCCCGGGACGGGCACCGCCCAGGCCCCTTCCGCCGCGCCCGCGCCCGTGGACCCGGTGAAGGCCGCGGGCCTGGAGCGCGCGTCGATGCGCATCGAAGGGCCCCTGGAGACGGCCCTCATCCGGTCGGCCGGAGGCGACGTGGGCCCCGCCCTGGCGCAGGTGGTGACCCGGACGCTGGTGTGGTGGGTGGAAGTGCCCGGTGAGATTCTGCGGGGCGACACCCTGGACGTGCTCTACCAGCGCCGCCCCAACGAGGAGCCGCTGGTCCACGCCGTGCGCTTCACCAGCGCGAAGCTGGGCAAGACGATGAGCGCCTTCCGGTTCCAGCCCGCTGGCGAGAGCACGCCGCGCTACTACCTGCCCACGGGTGACGAGCTGGAGCTGCGCCTGGAGAAGTCCCCCGTGGATGACTACGAGCAGGTGACGTCCCTGCTGCGCGATGGCCGGCGCCACAAGGGCGTGGACTTCCGCACCCCGGTGGGCACGCCCGTGAAGGCGCCCTTCTCCGGCGTCGTCAAACGCAAGAACTGGAACTGGAGCAGCAACGGCAACTGCCTGGAGCTGGTCGAGTCGGGAGGCCGCGCCCGCCGCGCGCTCTTCTTGCACCTGGACGAAGTGGACAAGGACATCCGCCCGGGCACCCGCTTCAACGTGGGCCAGGTCGTCGGCCGCAGTGGAAACACGGGCCGCTCCTTCGCGCCCCACCTCCACTACCAGCTCATGACGCAGGATGACCGGGTGCTGGACCCCTTCGACCAGCACAAGACCTACCGTCGCGCCCTGGCCGCCCGCTACAAGACGGCCTTCGACGACGAGGTCCGCCGCCTGGAAGGGCTGCTCGGGACGTCCGTGGCGGGGAAGTAA
- a CDS encoding sigma-54-dependent transcriptional regulator has protein sequence MAKVLVIDDEVNLRKVLAAMLRRDGFDVTVAENGEQGLAEFQKNGADIVVTDLVMPKVGGMEVLSTVRAANPDVPVIIITAHGTVDSAVDAIKAGAFDYITKPFDQAELSSVVAKAAKTNESARRSVRPDVKARAAIIGEAPQMQDVYKVIDKVADTPSTVLITGESGTGKELIATALHGASSRRDKPFIKINCAAIPATLLESELFGYERGAFTGAVTSKPGRFELADEGTLFLDEIGEIPVEMQVKLLRALQEGEFERVGGIKTTRVDVRLVAATNRDLQAEIEAGRFRKDLYYRLAVVPLTLPPLRERRSDILMLARHFVEKYNRRLNKKIEGIADDALALLQAYSWPGNIRELENLIERVLLFADGPFITAKDLPEPVRHGAGTQPSATQSSSTPAMEVPTGEVGLKDIVRMKAAELERDLIVKKLEETGGNVTRAARLLQISRKSLQTKMKEFGLRDTTPDEQEDGPED, from the coding sequence ATGGCCAAGGTGCTGGTGATTGATGACGAGGTGAACCTTCGCAAGGTTCTCGCCGCGATGTTGCGCAGGGATGGGTTCGACGTCACCGTCGCGGAGAATGGCGAGCAGGGACTGGCGGAGTTTCAGAAGAACGGCGCCGACATCGTCGTGACGGACCTGGTGATGCCCAAGGTGGGCGGCATGGAGGTGCTCAGCACCGTCCGCGCCGCCAACCCGGACGTCCCCGTCATCATCATCACCGCGCACGGCACGGTGGACTCGGCCGTCGACGCCATCAAGGCGGGCGCGTTCGACTACATCACCAAGCCCTTCGACCAGGCGGAGCTGTCCTCCGTGGTCGCCAAGGCCGCCAAGACGAACGAGAGCGCCCGCCGCTCCGTGCGTCCGGACGTCAAGGCGCGCGCCGCCATCATCGGCGAGGCGCCGCAGATGCAGGACGTCTACAAGGTCATCGACAAGGTGGCGGACACGCCCTCCACGGTGCTCATCACCGGAGAGAGCGGCACGGGCAAGGAGCTCATCGCCACCGCGCTGCACGGTGCCTCCAGCCGCCGCGACAAGCCGTTCATCAAGATCAATTGCGCGGCCATCCCCGCCACGCTGCTGGAGAGCGAGCTGTTCGGCTACGAGCGCGGCGCGTTCACCGGCGCCGTCACGTCCAAGCCCGGCCGCTTCGAGCTGGCCGACGAGGGCACCCTCTTCCTGGACGAGATTGGCGAGATTCCCGTCGAGATGCAGGTGAAGCTGCTGCGCGCACTCCAGGAAGGCGAGTTCGAGCGCGTGGGTGGCATCAAGACCACGCGCGTGGACGTGCGCCTGGTGGCGGCCACCAACCGGGACCTGCAGGCGGAGATTGAAGCGGGACGCTTCCGCAAGGACTTGTACTACCGCCTCGCGGTGGTGCCGCTCACCCTGCCCCCGCTGAGGGAGCGCCGGAGCGACATCCTCATGCTCGCGCGGCACTTCGTCGAGAAGTACAACCGCCGGCTGAACAAGAAGATCGAGGGCATCGCGGACGATGCGCTCGCGCTGCTCCAGGCCTACTCGTGGCCCGGCAACATCCGCGAGCTGGAGAACCTCATCGAGCGAGTCCTGCTGTTCGCGGACGGGCCGTTCATCACGGCCAAGGACCTGCCCGAGCCCGTCCGCCATGGAGCGGGCACCCAGCCGAGCGCCACGCAGTCCTCCTCGACGCCCGCCATGGAAGTCCCCACGGGCGAGGTGGGCCTGAAGGACATCGTCCGGATGAAGGCCGCGGAGCTCGAGCGCGACCTCATCGTCAAGAAGCTGGAGGAGACGGGCGGCAACGTCACCCGCGCCGCCCGCCTGCTGCAGATCAGCCGGAAGTCGCTGCAGACCAAGATGAAGGAATTCGGCCTGCGCGACACCACGCCCGACGAGCAAGAGGACGGCCCCGAGGATTGA
- the encA gene encoding encapsulin nanocompartment shell protein EncA, producing MPDFLGHAENPLREEEWARLNETVIQVARRSLVGRRILDIYGPLGAGVQTVPYDEFQGVSPGAVDIVGEQETAMVFTDARKFKTIPIIYKDFLLHWRDIEAARTHNMPLDVSAAAGAAALCAQQEDELIFYGDARLGYEGLMTANGRLTVPLGDWTVAGGGFQAIVEATRTLNEHGHFGPYAVVLSPRLYSQLHRIYEKTGVLEIETIKQLASDGVYQSNRLRGDSGVVVSTGRENMDLAVAMDMVAAYLGASRMNHPFRVLEALLLRIKHPDAICTLEGATATSARR from the coding sequence ATGCCTGACTTCCTTGGACATGCCGAGAACCCGCTCCGTGAAGAAGAGTGGGCGCGCCTGAACGAAACCGTCATCCAGGTGGCTCGGCGCTCACTTGTGGGCCGGCGCATCCTCGACATCTACGGGCCGCTGGGCGCGGGCGTCCAGACGGTGCCCTATGACGAGTTCCAGGGCGTGTCCCCCGGCGCGGTGGACATCGTCGGCGAGCAGGAGACCGCGATGGTCTTCACCGACGCCCGCAAGTTCAAGACCATCCCCATCATCTACAAGGACTTCCTGCTGCACTGGCGGGACATCGAGGCGGCGCGCACGCACAACATGCCGCTGGACGTGTCCGCCGCCGCGGGCGCCGCGGCGCTGTGCGCGCAGCAGGAAGACGAGCTCATCTTCTACGGCGACGCCCGGCTCGGCTACGAAGGGCTGATGACGGCCAACGGCCGGCTCACGGTTCCGCTCGGCGACTGGACGGTGGCGGGCGGCGGCTTCCAGGCCATCGTCGAGGCCACGCGCACCCTCAACGAGCACGGCCACTTCGGCCCGTACGCGGTGGTGCTGTCTCCCCGCCTCTACTCGCAGCTGCACCGCATCTACGAGAAGACGGGCGTGCTGGAGATCGAGACCATCAAGCAGCTGGCCTCCGACGGCGTCTATCAGTCCAACCGCCTGCGCGGTGACTCCGGCGTGGTGGTGTCCACGGGCCGGGAGAACATGGACCTCGCGGTGGCCATGGACATGGTGGCGGCCTACCTGGGCGCCTCGCGGATGAACCATCCGTTCCGCGTGCTGGAGGCGCTGCTGCTGCGCATCAAGCACCCGGATGCCATCTGCACCCTCGAGGGCGCGACCGCGACCTCGGCCCGTCGCTAG
- a CDS encoding ferritin family protein, with protein sequence MAETPDSDLDDVARIRRVLARELETINEYESFARASSHPEVRAFFLHLASEEKEHVFEAVHMLRLLDTGQDTHFASPIAPGHFQQAVAAAPAPAQVHVPPAPVPAPPAIPGRTPTEPLTSLPPQRLIYGLPAPPPSAESHPLTVGSLRRGGGGRGGNR encoded by the coding sequence ATGGCCGAAACCCCGGACAGCGACCTGGACGACGTGGCGCGCATCCGCCGCGTGTTGGCGCGTGAGCTCGAGACCATCAACGAGTACGAGTCCTTCGCTCGCGCCTCCTCCCACCCCGAGGTGAGGGCTTTCTTCCTCCACCTGGCGAGCGAGGAGAAGGAGCACGTCTTCGAGGCGGTCCACATGCTGCGGCTGCTGGACACCGGCCAGGACACGCACTTCGCCAGTCCCATCGCCCCAGGGCACTTCCAGCAGGCCGTCGCGGCTGCGCCCGCTCCCGCGCAGGTCCACGTCCCCCCGGCCCCGGTGCCGGCTCCTCCCGCCATCCCAGGTCGGACTCCGACGGAGCCGCTCACCTCGCTTCCCCCGCAGCGCCTCATCTACGGCCTGCCGGCTCCCCCGCCCTCCGCGGAATCCCACCCCCTCACGGTGGGCTCGCTGCGCCGTGGTGGCGGCGGGCGCGGTGGCAATCGTTGA